The proteins below are encoded in one region of Streptomyces ficellus:
- a CDS encoding sensor histidine kinase: protein MTPAPASPPVSAAPPVARGPVTRGPVARRLRFGWPQRVFSQVLLMQLTIVVSVTALATGLFLAPLSAQLDDQAMRRALAIAETTASGEVAAELTSTPPDAAGPVQAEAERIRTATGAEYVVIMDRRGVRWSHTDPAQVGRKVSTDPSEALAGREVMEIDSGTLGRSARGKVPLRDAAGEIVGAVSVGIEYDSVRARLLAAIPGLLAYAGGALAVGALAAYLISRRLQRRTHDLAFSDISALLAEREAMLHGIREGVVALDRAGRIRLVNDEAQRLLGVGPEATGRPLDEALGEGRTTDVLAGRVTGEDLVTVRGHRVLIANRMPTDDGGAVATLRDRTELERLGRELDSTRGLIDALRAQDHEHANRMHTLLGLLELEMHEEAVEYVTEVVGVHRATAEQVTEKVHDPLLAALLVGKATVAAERGVSLRLTPGTLLPDRLVEPRELVTVVGNLVDNAVDAAAGSGEPLVEVELRAEGRTAVLRVTDSGPGVPPERRELVFTEGWSTKDLPAHGGRRGLGLAMVRRLAERQGGSAQVSPAPGGGAEFTVVLPEALTDRATATATATATAEEDGTEVAAVPAGPGQPSRDEHAGGSGADPAGEGRPTGPGGAP, encoded by the coding sequence ATGACTCCCGCGCCCGCCTCACCGCCCGTCTCCGCCGCGCCCCCGGTCGCGCGCGGGCCGGTGACGCGTGGACCGGTGGCACGGCGGCTGCGGTTCGGCTGGCCGCAGCGGGTGTTCTCGCAGGTGCTGCTGATGCAGCTGACCATTGTGGTGAGCGTGACGGCGCTGGCCACCGGCCTGTTCCTGGCGCCGCTGAGCGCCCAGCTCGACGATCAGGCGATGCGGCGGGCCCTGGCGATCGCGGAGACGACCGCGTCGGGCGAGGTCGCCGCCGAGCTGACGAGCACGCCGCCGGACGCCGCCGGGCCCGTCCAGGCGGAGGCCGAGCGGATCCGGACGGCCACCGGCGCCGAGTACGTGGTGATCATGGACCGGCGGGGTGTCCGGTGGTCGCACACCGACCCGGCGCAGGTCGGCAGGAAGGTCTCCACCGACCCGAGCGAGGCGCTCGCGGGCAGGGAGGTGATGGAGATCGACAGCGGTACGCTCGGCCGCTCGGCGCGCGGAAAGGTTCCGCTGCGCGACGCGGCGGGTGAGATCGTCGGCGCGGTGTCCGTCGGCATCGAGTACGACAGCGTCCGCGCCCGGCTGCTGGCGGCGATCCCGGGCCTGCTGGCGTACGCGGGCGGAGCCCTGGCCGTCGGGGCGCTCGCCGCGTACCTGATCTCACGGCGGCTTCAACGGCGTACGCACGACCTGGCGTTCTCGGACATTTCGGCACTGCTCGCCGAACGTGAGGCGATGCTGCACGGCATCCGCGAGGGCGTCGTGGCGCTGGACCGGGCCGGGCGGATCCGGTTGGTGAACGACGAGGCACAGCGGCTCCTGGGCGTGGGCCCGGAGGCGACGGGCCGACCGCTGGACGAGGCCCTCGGAGAGGGCCGTACGACGGACGTGCTGGCCGGGCGGGTCACCGGGGAGGACCTGGTGACCGTGCGCGGGCACCGGGTGCTGATCGCCAACCGGATGCCGACGGACGACGGTGGCGCCGTGGCCACGCTCCGGGACCGGACGGAGCTGGAGCGGCTCGGGCGCGAGCTGGACTCCACGCGCGGCCTGATCGACGCCCTCCGGGCACAGGACCATGAGCACGCCAACCGGATGCACACGCTGCTGGGGCTGCTGGAGCTGGAGATGCACGAGGAGGCCGTGGAGTACGTCACCGAGGTGGTGGGCGTGCACCGGGCGACGGCCGAGCAGGTCACCGAGAAGGTGCACGACCCGCTGCTGGCCGCGCTGCTGGTGGGCAAGGCCACGGTGGCGGCTGAGCGGGGCGTCTCGCTGCGGCTCACGCCCGGCACGCTCCTGCCCGACCGGCTGGTCGAGCCGCGCGAGCTGGTGACGGTCGTGGGCAACCTCGTGGACAACGCGGTCGACGCGGCGGCCGGGTCCGGGGAGCCGCTCGTCGAGGTGGAGCTGCGGGCGGAGGGCCGGACGGCGGTGCTCCGGGTCACCGACAGCGGGCCCGGCGTTCCGCCCGAGCGGCGGGAGCTGGTGTTCACGGAGGGCTGGTCCACCAAGGACCTCCCCGCGCACGGGGGCCGCCGGGGGCTGGGCCTGGCCATGGTGCGCCGCCTCGCCGAACGCCAGGGCGGCAGCGCCCAGGTGTCACCGGCCCCGGGTGGAGGGGCGGAGTTCACCGTCGTCCTCCCCGAGGCCCTGACGGACCGCGCCACCGCCACGGCCACGGCCACGGCCACCGCCGAGGAGGACGGTACGGAGGTGGCGGCCGTCCCGGCCGGTCCCGGGCAGCCATCGCGGGACGAGCACGCCGGGGGTTCGGGCGCCGACCCCGCCGGGGAAGGGCGCCCGACCGGTCCGGGAGGTGCGCCGTGA
- a CDS encoding S1 family peptidase: MRRPISRKRTAAMAAIVATAFLPLSTPAPAAADSVVVGGQPVRASDSPWAVALSSRDRFGGTRAGQFCGGVVVAPTKVVTAAHCLGPTVLGTDVKELSDLKVIAGRTELRETGGREIPVSAAWISPQYDADTQAGDLAVLTLASALPRSYVIEAARSGDPAYRPGTNAAVYGWGDTTGGGSYAYGLRAADVRVLADHVCARAYPAGAGGGGYLPATMLCAGVAEGGRDACQGDSGGPLVARGRLIGLVSWGSGCGEPGSPGVYTRVSAVLPAL; encoded by the coding sequence ATGCGTCGTCCCATCAGCCGGAAGCGGACCGCCGCCATGGCGGCCATCGTGGCCACGGCCTTCCTGCCGCTCAGTACGCCCGCGCCCGCCGCCGCCGACAGCGTCGTCGTCGGAGGGCAGCCGGTGCGGGCCTCCGACAGTCCGTGGGCCGTGGCCCTCTCCAGCCGTGACCGGTTCGGGGGTACGCGAGCGGGCCAGTTCTGCGGCGGCGTGGTGGTGGCGCCCACGAAGGTGGTCACCGCCGCGCACTGCCTCGGGCCGACGGTGCTCGGTACGGACGTCAAGGAGCTGAGCGACCTCAAGGTCATCGCGGGACGCACGGAGCTGCGGGAGACGGGCGGGCGCGAGATCCCGGTGTCCGCGGCGTGGATCAGCCCTCAGTACGACGCCGACACCCAGGCCGGCGACCTGGCCGTGCTCACGCTGGCGAGCGCCCTGCCGCGTTCGTACGTCATCGAGGCCGCCCGCTCCGGCGATCCGGCCTACCGGCCGGGCACGAACGCCGCGGTGTACGGCTGGGGCGACACGACGGGCGGCGGCTCGTACGCCTACGGCCTGCGCGCGGCGGACGTGCGCGTGCTGGCGGACCACGTGTGCGCGCGGGCCTACCCGGCCGGTGCGGGCGGCGGGGGGTACCTGCCCGCGACGATGCTGTGCGCGGGGGTGGCCGAGGGCGGGCGGGACGCCTGCCAGGGGGACAGCGGCGGGCCACTGGTCGCCCGGGGGCGGCTCATCGGCCTGGTGTCCTGGGGCAGCGGCTGCGGCGAACCGGGAAGCCCGGGGGTGTACACGCGCGTCTCAGCGGTGCTGCCGGCGCTCTGA
- a CDS encoding solute symporter family protein, translating into MTADHQLLALLLFSAFIAGTLAITTWVSRHRRGSAEEFYAGGRLFSPMENGFAIAGDYMSAASFLGISGLIALFGYDGMLYSVGFLVAWLVVLFLVAELVRNCGRFTLADVIAARMRERPVRIAAGTSSVTVSVLYLVAQMVGAGSLVALLLGGTSEVARSWTVIGVGALMVIYVSLGGMRATTWIQIVKAVLLMAGAVALTVLVLLRFHGDVNQLLTSAAERSGHGRDFLAPGLRYGGDWTARLDFISLGLALVLGTAGLPHILSRFYTVPTARAARRSVVWAIGLIGSFYLMTIVLGFGAAAIVGTGEVRASNAAGNTAVPLLALDLGGGAGSTGGTVLFAVVAAVAFATILAVVAGITLASSASVAHDLYASLRRPGRKRRYGEVAVARVAAAGVGAVAIALGLLAQDLNVAFLVGLAFAVAASANLPVLLYSLFWRNFTTRGAVWSVYGGLVPAVLLVVLSPVVSGSPGALFPGMDFQVFPLENPGMVSIPLGFLAGWLGTVTSREAPDEARHAETEVRALTGAGAV; encoded by the coding sequence TTGACCGCGGACCACCAGCTACTCGCGCTGCTGCTGTTCAGCGCCTTCATCGCGGGCACTCTGGCGATCACCACCTGGGTGAGCCGCCACCGGCGCGGTTCGGCGGAGGAGTTCTACGCCGGAGGGCGGCTGTTCTCGCCCATGGAGAACGGTTTCGCGATCGCCGGCGACTACATGTCCGCCGCGTCATTCCTCGGTATCTCCGGCCTGATCGCCCTCTTCGGCTACGACGGGATGCTCTACTCGGTCGGCTTCCTGGTCGCCTGGCTGGTCGTGCTGTTCCTGGTGGCGGAACTGGTGCGCAACTGCGGCCGGTTCACGCTCGCCGACGTGATCGCGGCACGGATGCGTGAACGCCCGGTCAGGATCGCGGCGGGAACGTCCTCGGTCACCGTGTCCGTTCTCTACCTGGTGGCACAGATGGTGGGGGCGGGCAGCCTGGTCGCGCTGCTGCTGGGCGGTACGAGCGAGGTCGCGCGCTCATGGACGGTCATCGGCGTCGGCGCGCTGATGGTGATCTACGTGTCGTTGGGAGGGATGCGGGCCACCACCTGGATCCAGATCGTCAAGGCGGTGCTCCTGATGGCCGGCGCGGTCGCGCTCACCGTGCTCGTCCTGCTGCGCTTCCACGGCGACGTCAACCAGCTGCTGACCTCCGCGGCCGAACGCAGCGGCCACGGGCGGGACTTCCTCGCGCCCGGCCTCAGGTACGGCGGCGACTGGACCGCGCGGCTGGACTTCATCAGCCTCGGCCTCGCGCTGGTCCTGGGCACCGCCGGGCTGCCGCACATCCTCTCCCGCTTCTACACCGTGCCCACCGCACGGGCCGCGCGCCGCTCGGTCGTCTGGGCCATCGGCCTCATCGGCAGCTTCTACCTCATGACGATCGTCCTGGGCTTCGGCGCGGCGGCGATCGTCGGCACCGGGGAGGTACGGGCGTCGAACGCCGCGGGGAACACGGCGGTGCCGCTGCTCGCCCTCGACCTCGGCGGCGGAGCCGGCTCGACCGGCGGCACCGTGCTGTTCGCGGTCGTCGCCGCGGTGGCCTTCGCGACGATCCTCGCCGTGGTCGCCGGAATCACCCTGGCCTCCTCGGCGTCCGTCGCCCATGACCTCTACGCCTCGCTCAGGCGACCCGGACGGAAGCGGCGCTACGGCGAAGTCGCCGTGGCGCGCGTCGCGGCCGCCGGCGTCGGGGCCGTCGCCATCGCGCTCGGGCTCCTCGCCCAGGACCTCAACGTGGCGTTCCTCGTCGGGCTGGCCTTCGCGGTGGCGGCCTCCGCGAACCTGCCCGTGCTGCTCTACTCCCTGTTCTGGCGGAACTTCACCACGCGCGGCGCGGTCTGGTCGGTGTACGGAGGCCTCGTCCCGGCCGTGCTGCTCGTGGTGCTCTCGCCGGTGGTGTCCGGGAGCCCCGGGGCGCTCTTCCCCGGCATGGACTTCCAGGTCTTCCCGCTGGAGAACCCCGGCATGGTCTCCATCCCGCTGGGCTTCCTGGCCGGCTGGCTCGGCACGGTCACCTCCCGCGAGGCCCCCGACGAGGCCAGGCACGCCGAGACGGAAGTCCGGGCGCTGACGGGCGCGGGCGCGGTGTAG
- a CDS encoding DUF485 domain-containing protein, whose amino-acid sequence MRIDDPWYDALASGWGEVDGTGAEAPPVPGPGPGPDLGGTPDDRRSAADIYLEVQRSAAFQEVRGRYRRFVVPAVLAFLAWYLAYVVAATTAPQLMSRPVAGAVNVAMVAGLGQFLTTFVLTWAYTRHARLHRDRAALDLRWDTQELTRGAADR is encoded by the coding sequence ATGCGGATCGATGACCCGTGGTACGACGCACTAGCCTCCGGCTGGGGCGAGGTGGACGGCACCGGGGCCGAGGCGCCGCCGGTGCCCGGTCCCGGCCCCGGTCCCGACCTCGGCGGGACGCCGGACGACCGGCGCAGCGCGGCCGACATCTACCTGGAGGTGCAGCGCAGCGCCGCCTTCCAGGAGGTACGCGGGCGCTACCGCCGTTTCGTCGTACCGGCCGTCCTGGCCTTCCTCGCCTGGTACCTGGCCTACGTCGTGGCGGCGACCACGGCGCCGCAGCTGATGTCCCGCCCGGTGGCCGGCGCGGTGAACGTCGCGATGGTCGCGGGGCTCGGACAGTTCCTCACCACCTTCGTCCTGACGTGGGCGTACACCCGCCACGCCCGGCTGCACCGCGACCGTGCGGCCCTCGACCTCCGCTGGGACACGCAGGAGCTCACGCGAGGGGCGGCCGACCGTTGA
- a CDS encoding DUF7455 domain-containing protein: MTTVLTPASPLTAADRCDRCGAQAYLRVVLTSGGELLFCAHHGRKFEPELKKIAAEIQDETDRLTTVPSAVEEDR; this comes from the coding sequence GTGACTACTGTTCTGACCCCCGCGAGCCCGCTGACGGCCGCCGACCGCTGCGACCGCTGCGGCGCCCAGGCATATCTGCGCGTCGTGCTGACCAGCGGTGGTGAACTGCTCTTCTGCGCCCACCACGGGCGCAAGTTCGAGCCGGAACTCAAGAAGATCGCCGCGGAAATACAGGATGAGACGGACCGGCTCACCACCGTTCCGAGCGCAGTCGAAGAGGACCGCTGA
- a CDS encoding CobW family GTP-binding protein, producing the protein MTSAQQIPVVVLAGFLGSGKTTLLNHLLRSARGTRVGVMVNDFGSIEIDAMTVAGQVGSTVSLGNGCLCCAVDASELDTYLETLTRPSSRLDVIVIEASGLAEPQELVRMILASDNERVVYGGLVEVVDAAEFDATRARHPETDRHLAIADLVVVNKADRVDPAELRRVHTAVAGLAERAAVVDAAYGRVDPELLFDRATRRDDEIEGQLSFDDLREDEHHAHPHAAYDTVSFTADEPMHPRRLLDFLDSRPEGLYRIKGFVDFGALDPANRYSVHAVGRFLRFYPDPWPPGAQRLTQLVLIGSGTNGDALHKALDDCRVTGPDDTPEEHSMWGVLRYVPEPEDGAGEDDS; encoded by the coding sequence TTGACCAGCGCACAGCAGATCCCCGTCGTCGTCCTCGCGGGCTTCCTGGGGTCGGGCAAGACGACCCTGCTGAACCATCTGCTCCGCAGCGCCAGAGGCACCCGCGTCGGCGTCATGGTCAACGACTTCGGGTCGATCGAGATCGACGCCATGACCGTCGCCGGGCAGGTCGGCTCCACGGTCTCCCTGGGCAACGGCTGCCTGTGCTGCGCCGTCGACGCGAGCGAGCTCGACACCTACCTGGAGACCCTGACCCGCCCCTCCTCCCGCCTCGACGTCATCGTCATCGAGGCGAGCGGCCTCGCCGAGCCGCAGGAACTGGTGCGGATGATCCTCGCCAGTGACAACGAGCGGGTCGTGTACGGGGGGCTCGTCGAGGTCGTCGACGCCGCCGAGTTCGACGCCACCCGCGCACGGCACCCCGAGACCGACCGGCACCTGGCCATCGCCGACCTCGTCGTCGTCAACAAGGCCGACCGGGTGGACCCGGCGGAGCTGCGCCGCGTCCACACGGCCGTCGCGGGCCTCGCCGAGCGCGCCGCCGTCGTCGACGCCGCGTACGGCAGGGTCGATCCGGAGCTGCTCTTCGACCGCGCCACGCGCCGGGACGACGAGATCGAAGGGCAGCTCTCCTTCGACGACCTGCGCGAGGACGAGCACCACGCCCACCCGCACGCGGCGTACGACACCGTCTCCTTCACCGCCGACGAGCCGATGCACCCGCGCCGACTGCTCGACTTCCTCGACTCCCGCCCCGAGGGCCTCTACCGCATCAAGGGCTTCGTCGACTTCGGCGCCCTCGACCCGGCCAACCGCTACTCCGTGCACGCAGTCGGCCGTTTCCTCCGCTTCTACCCGGACCCCTGGCCGCCCGGCGCGCAGCGCCTCACCCAGCTCGTCCTCATCGGCTCCGGCACGAACGGCGACGCCCTCCACAAGGCCCTGGACGACTGCCGCGTCACCGGCCCGGACGACACCCCGGAGGAGCACAGCATGTGGGGCGTGCTGCGTTACGTACCGGAGCCCGAGGACGGGGCCGGCGAGGACGATTCATAA
- a CDS encoding DNA gyrase/topoisomerase IV subunit B yields MTAETSVPSSALLTADRDGSNYTARHLLVLEGLEAVRKRPGMYIGSTDSRGLMHCLWEIIDNSVDEALGGYCDHIEVILHDDGSVEVRDNGRGIPVDVEPKTGLSGVEVVMTKLHAGGKFGGGSYAASGGLHGVGASVVNALSARLDVEVDRSSSTHSISFRRGVPGIFTESGPDAPFDPGNGLRKTKRVPKTRTGTRVRYWADRQIFLKDAKLSLENLHQRARQTAFLVPGLTIVVRDERDLEGQGKSEETFRFDGGISEFCEYLAQDKAVCDVLRLSGQGTFKETVPVLDERGHMTPTEVTRELGVDVALRWGTGYDSSIKSFVNIIATPKGGTHVTGFERAVTKTMNEVLRSAKMLRVAEDDIVKDDALEGLTAVVTVRLAEPQFEGQTKEVLGTSAANRIVANVVAKELKAFLTSTKRDAKAQARAVLEKAVAAARTRIAARQHKEAQRRKTALESSSLPAKLADCRSDDVERSELFIVEGDSALGTAKLARNSEFQALLPIRGKILNVQKSSVSDMLKNAECGAIIQVIGAGSGRTFDIDAARYGKIVLLVDADVDGAHIRCLLLTLFQRYMRPMVEAGRVFAAVPPLHRIELIQPKKGQDKYVYTYSDNELRQTLLEFQRKNIRYKDSIQRYKGLGEMDADQLAETTMDPRHRTLRRINIGDLEGAEQVFDLLMGNDVAPRKEFITSSAATLDRSRIDA; encoded by the coding sequence GTGACCGCCGAGACGTCCGTGCCGTCCAGTGCGCTGCTGACCGCAGACCGTGACGGTTCCAACTACACCGCGCGGCACCTGCTCGTCCTTGAGGGGCTCGAGGCGGTTCGCAAGCGACCCGGAATGTACATCGGGTCCACCGACAGCCGCGGCCTGATGCACTGCCTCTGGGAGATCATCGACAACTCCGTCGACGAGGCCCTCGGAGGGTACTGCGACCACATCGAGGTCATCCTGCACGACGACGGCTCGGTGGAGGTCAGGGACAACGGCCGCGGCATCCCCGTCGACGTCGAGCCCAAGACCGGCCTCTCCGGTGTCGAGGTCGTCATGACCAAGCTGCACGCCGGCGGCAAGTTCGGCGGCGGGTCGTACGCCGCCTCCGGCGGTCTGCACGGCGTGGGCGCCTCCGTGGTGAACGCCCTGTCGGCGCGGCTCGACGTCGAGGTCGACCGCAGCAGCTCCACGCACAGCATCAGCTTCCGCCGCGGCGTCCCCGGGATCTTCACCGAGTCGGGCCCGGACGCCCCGTTCGACCCGGGCAACGGCCTGCGCAAGACCAAGCGCGTGCCGAAGACGCGCACCGGCACCCGCGTGCGGTACTGGGCGGACCGGCAGATCTTCCTCAAGGACGCCAAGCTCTCCCTGGAGAACCTGCACCAGCGCGCCCGCCAGACCGCCTTCCTGGTGCCGGGCCTCACCATCGTCGTGCGCGACGAGCGGGACCTGGAGGGGCAGGGCAAGAGCGAGGAGACGTTCCGCTTCGACGGGGGCATCAGCGAGTTCTGCGAGTACCTGGCGCAGGACAAGGCCGTCTGCGACGTGCTCCGGCTGTCCGGGCAGGGCACCTTCAAGGAGACCGTGCCCGTCCTCGACGAGCGCGGGCACATGACGCCCACCGAGGTCACCCGTGAGCTGGGCGTCGACGTCGCCCTGCGCTGGGGCACCGGGTACGACTCCTCCATCAAGTCGTTCGTGAACATCATCGCCACCCCCAAGGGCGGCACCCACGTCACCGGCTTCGAGCGGGCCGTCACCAAGACCATGAACGAGGTGCTGCGCTCCGCCAAGATGCTGCGCGTCGCCGAGGACGACATCGTCAAGGACGACGCCCTGGAGGGCCTCACCGCCGTGGTGACCGTGCGGCTCGCCGAGCCGCAGTTCGAGGGCCAGACCAAGGAGGTCCTCGGCACGTCGGCGGCGAACCGCATCGTCGCCAACGTGGTGGCCAAGGAGCTGAAGGCCTTCCTCACCTCCACCAAGCGGGACGCCAAGGCCCAGGCCCGCGCGGTGCTGGAGAAGGCCGTCGCCGCCGCCCGTACGCGGATCGCGGCCCGTCAGCACAAGGAGGCGCAGCGCCGCAAGACCGCGCTGGAGTCCTCGTCGCTGCCGGCCAAGCTCGCCGACTGCCGCAGCGACGACGTGGAGCGCAGCGAGCTGTTCATCGTCGAGGGCGACTCCGCGCTCGGCACGGCCAAGCTCGCCCGCAACAGCGAGTTCCAGGCGCTGCTGCCGATCCGGGGAAAGATCCTCAACGTCCAGAAGTCGTCCGTCTCGGACATGCTCAAGAACGCCGAGTGCGGCGCGATCATCCAGGTCATAGGAGCCGGGTCCGGCCGGACCTTCGACATCGACGCCGCGCGGTACGGCAAGATCGTCCTCCTCGTGGACGCCGATGTCGACGGCGCGCACATCCGCTGCCTGCTGCTGACGCTCTTCCAGCGCTACATGCGGCCGATGGTCGAGGCGGGCCGCGTCTTCGCCGCCGTACCGCCGCTGCACCGGATCGAGCTGATCCAGCCCAAGAAGGGCCAGGACAAGTACGTGTACACGTACTCGGACAACGAGCTGCGGCAGACGCTGCTCGAGTTCCAGCGCAAGAACATCCGGTACAAGGACTCCATCCAGCGTTACAAGGGCCTCGGAGAGATGGACGCCGACCAGCTAGCGGAGACCACGATGGACCCGAGGCACCGCACCCTGCGCCGGATCAACATCGGTGACCTCGAGGGCGCGGAGCAGGTCTTCGACCTCCTGATGGGCAACGACGTGGCCCCGCGCAAGGAGTTCATCACCAGCTCCGCCGCGACCCTCGACCGCTCCCGCATCGACGCCTGA
- a CDS encoding DUF1266 domain-containing protein, translated as MSWVPPTHVERQLHEAGLRGDVQAQLRVLAGAELFIGQVRHEVDAEPNTVRWRVAVDPANRGTYRPLFTRGVLPPWRPDWVFHEVTLGWVADYPWSAPGQWLAVNPFTPAALNLPASPQDRALWRTLHAEAAADAKVVEADRCCVPSLTALHTGPLFGPLAFGLACGAHLAVSNGVPWNEVGTVCGDYTSERRTLRNLWDITDHDGWQRQTAFLLDYSNSPAEPEYALRVREQLRKSIGELPPADLWRETAAGGFQDRGASPALVAKMEELVRRIMRYEARFRADGLLAEDGWVTTASAYDYGRAVNLARWGLAARYCDPQQAEQTIVHAGALAKAAYSSWEGFSAGYTLGRVLRFDGEEYGHFYVEALTAHRLLTDDEGSPWRNIPWR; from the coding sequence ATGAGCTGGGTCCCGCCCACGCACGTCGAGCGGCAGCTCCACGAGGCGGGGCTGCGCGGGGACGTGCAGGCGCAGCTGCGGGTCCTGGCGGGCGCCGAGCTGTTCATCGGCCAAGTCCGTCACGAGGTCGACGCCGAGCCGAACACGGTCCGGTGGCGCGTGGCGGTGGACCCGGCGAACAGGGGCACGTACAGGCCCTTGTTCACCCGCGGCGTGCTGCCGCCCTGGCGCCCGGACTGGGTGTTCCACGAAGTGACGCTGGGCTGGGTGGCGGATTACCCGTGGTCCGCGCCCGGGCAGTGGCTCGCCGTCAACCCGTTCACCCCGGCCGCGCTGAACCTGCCCGCGTCGCCCCAGGACCGCGCCCTGTGGCGCACCCTGCATGCCGAGGCTGCCGCCGACGCCAAGGTGGTCGAGGCCGACCGCTGCTGTGTGCCGAGCCTGACCGCCCTGCACACCGGGCCGCTCTTCGGACCGCTCGCCTTCGGGCTCGCCTGCGGGGCGCACCTCGCGGTGTCCAACGGCGTGCCCTGGAACGAGGTCGGCACGGTCTGCGGCGACTACACCTCGGAGCGGCGCACGCTGCGCAACTTGTGGGACATCACCGACCACGACGGCTGGCAGCGGCAGACCGCGTTCCTGCTGGACTACAGCAACAGTCCGGCCGAGCCCGAGTACGCGCTGCGCGTGCGCGAACAGCTCCGCAAGAGCATCGGCGAGCTTCCGCCCGCCGACCTGTGGCGCGAGACCGCCGCCGGAGGTTTCCAGGACCGAGGAGCCTCGCCAGCGCTGGTCGCGAAGATGGAGGAGCTGGTGCGCCGCATCATGCGCTACGAGGCGCGGTTCCGGGCGGACGGGCTGCTGGCGGAGGACGGCTGGGTCACCACGGCCTCGGCGTACGACTACGGCAGGGCCGTCAACCTCGCCCGGTGGGGCCTTGCCGCCCGCTACTGCGACCCGCAGCAGGCGGAGCAGACCATCGTCCACGCGGGCGCGCTCGCCAAGGCCGCGTACTCCTCCTGGGAGGGCTTCTCGGCGGGGTACACGCTCGGGAGGGTGCTGCGCTTCGACGGCGAGGAGTATGGGCACTTCTACGTGGAAGCCCTTACCGCCCACCGGCTGCTCACCGACGACGAGGGCAGCCCCTGGCGGAACATCCCCTGGCGCTGA
- a CDS encoding DUF7342 family protein, with protein MIRVLVVDDDVRVAEINAAYVAKVPGFAVAALAHTAAEALARVEELPVDLVLLDHYLPDENGLAVVRELRRRGRQTDVIMVTAARDVATVQAAQRHGALQYLVKPFNFAGLRPKLEAYAALRRTLDGGGEAEQAEVDRIFGALSVGSGAPDLPKGHSPTTADLVRKVLRAADGPLSAQEIAERAGVSRQTAQRYLKLLERAGRVRLSLKYGETGRPEHRYTWAAS; from the coding sequence GTGATCCGCGTCCTCGTCGTGGACGACGACGTCCGGGTCGCGGAGATCAATGCCGCGTACGTCGCCAAGGTGCCCGGTTTCGCAGTGGCCGCGCTGGCCCACACCGCGGCGGAGGCGCTCGCCCGCGTCGAGGAACTGCCGGTCGACCTCGTCCTGCTCGACCATTACCTGCCCGACGAGAACGGCCTCGCGGTCGTACGGGAGCTGCGCCGTCGCGGCCGGCAGACGGACGTGATCATGGTGACGGCGGCCCGTGACGTGGCCACCGTCCAGGCGGCCCAGCGGCACGGCGCGCTCCAGTATCTGGTGAAGCCGTTCAACTTCGCGGGCCTGCGCCCCAAACTCGAGGCCTACGCGGCGCTCCGGCGCACGCTCGACGGCGGTGGCGAGGCCGAGCAGGCGGAGGTGGACCGCATCTTCGGCGCGCTGTCGGTGGGTTCGGGGGCACCGGACCTGCCCAAGGGGCACTCCCCCACCACCGCCGACCTCGTACGCAAGGTGCTGCGCGCCGCCGACGGCCCGCTGTCCGCACAAGAGATCGCGGAACGGGCCGGGGTGAGCCGGCAGACGGCCCAGCGGTACCTGAAGCTGCTGGAGCGGGCCGGCCGGGTGCGCCTGTCGCTCAAGTACGGCGAGACCGGCCGTCCCGAGCACCGCTACACCTGGGCCGCCTCCTGA